From a region of the Chitinophaga caseinilytica genome:
- a CDS encoding TolC family protein produces MKKALIIILSCTATGAFAQSAPAELKSLVQQSFSHFTQIKAMETQQRIAADQTTLAKANRLPEVSGSASYSHVYPVPKVQLPGSDFKFQPVPSENINAGVEARQLLLDFGKSGSQIKKSTAQAGLLGVQTAEAREELAYQVANVYMNIAFLQDNIAVQEANIRLLEETETMVENKLKHGDAIDLDLINTRVKLESYRNKKVDFTNSLQKQVATLEYLTGEHLQDSVHSDFAWAVPPAAGDFEHNATMRTSLEKEKVAETGIELAKAQYKPSLFLNAGTGFKNGYLPEITTPKFNYYAGVSLSVPIYNGKKLRTQEHIAATEAEIAKLNTQDVKEVLQKEAAQQNADITAGRDRLQTAEVLLEQANKALTLAQSRYRNGVITYLDLQNAQTSLLEAQLSKIQYQYQLSLAGLELMHLSGQEFWKQ; encoded by the coding sequence ATGAAAAAAGCACTGATCATCATATTGAGTTGCACGGCCACGGGGGCTTTCGCACAGTCGGCGCCCGCCGAGCTGAAGTCGCTCGTCCAGCAGTCGTTCAGCCATTTCACACAAATCAAGGCGATGGAAACGCAGCAGCGCATCGCGGCCGACCAAACCACGCTCGCCAAAGCCAACCGCCTGCCCGAAGTGAGCGGCAGCGCCAGCTACAGCCATGTGTACCCCGTTCCCAAGGTGCAACTGCCCGGCAGCGATTTCAAATTCCAGCCGGTGCCGTCCGAAAACATCAACGCCGGCGTGGAAGCGCGGCAATTACTGCTCGATTTCGGAAAATCCGGCAGCCAGATCAAGAAATCCACCGCACAGGCCGGGCTCCTCGGCGTGCAAACCGCCGAAGCCCGCGAAGAGCTGGCCTACCAGGTGGCTAACGTTTATATGAACATCGCGTTCCTGCAAGACAATATCGCCGTGCAGGAAGCCAACATCCGCCTGCTCGAAGAAACGGAGACCATGGTGGAAAACAAGCTGAAACACGGGGACGCCATCGATCTCGACCTCATCAATACGCGCGTAAAACTCGAATCTTACCGCAATAAAAAAGTCGATTTCACGAATTCCCTCCAGAAACAGGTCGCCACGCTCGAATACCTGACCGGTGAGCATTTGCAGGATTCGGTGCATTCCGATTTCGCATGGGCCGTTCCGCCCGCCGCCGGCGATTTCGAGCACAACGCTACCATGCGCACGTCGCTGGAAAAGGAAAAAGTAGCGGAAACGGGGATCGAACTGGCGAAGGCGCAATACAAACCGAGCCTGTTCCTCAATGCGGGAACGGGTTTCAAGAACGGTTACCTGCCCGAGATCACCACGCCCAAATTCAATTACTATGCAGGCGTGAGCCTTTCTGTGCCGATCTATAACGGTAAAAAACTCCGCACGCAGGAACATATCGCCGCCACGGAAGCGGAAATCGCGAAACTGAACACGCAGGATGTGAAAGAAGTCCTGCAAAAGGAAGCCGCCCAGCAAAATGCGGATATCACGGCAGGGCGCGACAGGCTGCAAACGGCCGAAGTGCTGCTGGAACAGGCGAACAAAGCCCTCACGCTGGCGCAAAGCCGCTACCGCAACGGCGTCATTACTTACCTCGATCTGCAAAACGCACAAACCTCGCTCCTCGAGGCGCAACTCTCCAAGATCCAGTACCAGTACCAGTTATCACTGGCGGGCCTGGAGCTGATGCACCTCAGCGGACAAGAATTTTGGAAACAATAA